The Spirochaetaceae bacterium nucleotide sequence CCTGCATCGCAGGCTCTCGCCGACCGACTGATTGCAGCGGGATATGTTGGCATGAGAGTCCAAAGCCATGCCGCCGGGGCCTCCGCCGACGACCTCAATCTCGTGCTGTGGAGTTGGAGCGCGGACCGACCCGCCCGCGTAGTCCTGATCGACGACGAGGGCCGGCTCTCCGAGACTCCCGGCATACGTCGCGGGGACTCGGGGCCGACAAGATGAGATCGGAATCGCTGGCAGCGGCGCCGGCATTGAGGTAGGGTGCGGCGCATGGTGGAAACTACTTTGCCGCTGAGGCCGCTGGGCGCTACCGGGCTGCAGGTGTCGGCGGTTTCACTCGGCGCGGCACCGTTCGGGGGGGTCGATGACGAGGTGGCGGCGCAGACCGCGCATCGCGCGCTTGAACTGGGCGTGAATCTGATCGATACCTCGCCGCTGTACGGCGACGGCGAGAGCGAGCGGCGGCTCGGCTTGGCGCTGGAAGCATGGTGGGCGCAGGGCGGCCGGCGCTCCGACCTGGTTCTGTGCACCAAGACCGGCACCCGCTCGCGGCCCTACGACTACTCGGCCGACGCCACCCGCTGGAGCATCGACGAGAGCCTGCGCACGCTCAAGACCGACTATCTCGACGTGGTGCACATCCACGACCCGGACCGGATCGAGCAGGCGCTCGGCCCCGGACGCGCGCTGGAGGCGCTGCAGGAGCTGAAGCGGCAGGGGGTGGTGCGCCACATCGGGCTCGGGGTGCGCGGCCTGGATCTGCACTGCGCGTTTCACGAGACCGGCTGCTGCGAGGCGTCGCTCACCTACCGCGACTACAGCCTGATCG carries:
- a CDS encoding aldo/keto reductase yields the protein MVETTLPLRPLGATGLQVSAVSLGAAPFGGVDDEVAAQTAHRALELGVNLIDTSPLYGDGESERRLGLALEAWWAQGGRRSDLVLCTKTGTRSRPYDYSADATRWSIDESLRTLKTDYLDVVHIHDPDRIEQALGPGRALEALQELKRQGVVRHIGLGVRGLDLHCAFHETGCCEASLTYRDYSLIDQTAAERLLPSAERHGVGLLNAQMVRHGLLGGEDPRTVERRFSGRPGFQPGAISYIEPWEVERATRLWHWCRDRDLDLLALSVQFGLRDPRISSQMIGTGSPAHLEAGVRAALVPIADEVWQELAADFTIRGI